The DNA window CTCCCGCACCTGCTCCCGGAAGGACTCGCTGGTGAAGGGGCGCCGGGCGAAGGCTACTACGGCGAAGGACGCGGGCAGCAGCCCCTTGCGCGCCAGGTTGTACAGGTCGGGGATGAGGCGGTTGCGCGCCAGGTCCCCCGTGGCCCCGAAGATGACGACGGCGCAGGGCTGGGGTGTCCGCCCCACCCACAGACTCTCGCGCAGCCGGTCGACCAGCGCCTCCGCTCCGGTCCGCCCGGCCAGCCCGCCCTCCACGCCGCCTATCCCTCCCGCACGGGGTGTCCGCCGAACTGCTGGCGCAGCGCGGCGACGACCCGGGCGGTGAAGGAGTCGTCCTGGCGGGAGCGGAAGCGGGTCTGCAGGGCCAGGGTGATCACCGGCAGGGGGACGGCCTTCTCGATGGCCTCCTGCACCGCCCAGCGGCCCTCTCCGGAATCCTCCACGTAGCCGCGGACGCGCTCCAGCTGCGGGTCGGCGGCCAGTGCCCGCTGCACCAGTTCCATCAACCAGGAGCGCACCACGCTGCCGTGGTTCCACAGGTCGGCGATGCGCGGCAGGTCCAGCCGGAACCCGGAGGCCGCCAGCAGCTCGAAACCTTCGCCGATGGCCTGCAGCATGCCGTATTCGATGGCGTTGTGCACCATCTTCACGAAGTGCCCCGCCCCCGAGGGGCCTACCAGCGCGTACCCGTCCTCGGGGGCCAGCGTGCGGAAAACGGGCTCCAGGCGGCGGAAGGGTTCCTCCTCACCGCCGACCATGAGGCAGTATCCAACCTGCAGCCCCCAGATGCCGCCGGAGACTCCGGCGTCCAGCAAGTGGATGCCCTGGGCGGCCAGCTCCGCGGCGCGCCGCTGGGAGTCGCGGTAGTGGGCGTTGGCTCCGTCCACGACGATGTCGCCCCGGGCCAGCAGGGGGGTCAGGGTGTCCAGCATCCTTGTGGTCGGGTCTCCCGCCGGCAGCATCATCCACACGGCGCGCGGGCTGCCCAGGCGCTCCACCAGTTCGGTCAACGAGCGGGTGCCCACCGCACCTTCCCGCTGCGCCTCCTCCACAGGGAGCGGGCTGCGGTTGAAGGCGACAACACGGTGCCCGCCGCGGAGCAGCCGGCGGGTCATGTTCAGGCCCATCCGCCCCAGCCCCACCATACCGATCTCCACACCACTCACCCCCAGCGGCCCTGCACTGGCCAAACATACCCTTAGTGTACCCGGCCCTTCTGACGGCGCAATTGGTCATTAGTCCTGGCCGGGAGCTGGGCAGGGAAGTCACAAATACATCCTCCGCCCGATAGACAGGGACACGTGCGCGGGGTAAATGGAACTAAAGAGGTCTCTTTTATCCCCATGCAGCTGACACGCGAGGCGGACTATGCCATCCGGACGCTGGTGGAGCTGGCCTCCAGGCCCCAGGGGGAGATTGTTCCCCTGCGCCGCATCGCCTCCCGGCAGCT is part of the Armatimonadota bacterium genome and encodes:
- the gnd gene encoding decarboxylating 6-phosphogluconate dehydrogenase translates to MEIGMVGLGRMGLNMTRRLLRGGHRVVAFNRSPLPVEEAQREGAVGTRSLTELVERLGSPRAVWMMLPAGDPTTRMLDTLTPLLARGDIVVDGANAHYRDSQRRAAELAAQGIHLLDAGVSGGIWGLQVGYCLMVGGEEEPFRRLEPVFRTLAPEDGYALVGPSGAGHFVKMVHNAIEYGMLQAIGEGFELLAASGFRLDLPRIADLWNHGSVVRSWLMELVQRALAADPQLERVRGYVEDSGEGRWAVQEAIEKAVPLPVITLALQTRFRSRQDDSFTARVVAALRQQFGGHPVREG